The Candidatus Sphingomonas colombiensis genome contains the following window.
AAACGCCTCAACCGAGAGCGCATCGTGCGAGCGGCGCATGCCACGGCGGGAAGGAGAAGTTTTTCGCTTGGGGACGGCCATCTCGGCACCTTAATCCGTATTCTGTTCAGCAGGAGACGACTTGTCCGAAACGATCGTGACGCCGCCGACAAACAGGTCAGCCGCGCCGGGCGGCCGGACGCATCGCGAAGCCACGCGCCTATACCCGAATATCATCGCGTTGCAAGCCGCGCGGGCAAATGCCACTCTCCGTTTCGAAACAAGGCAGGGGGAAATGATGCTGCTTCCGGTAACGCTGGTGTTGGCTGCGGCCTGCGGGCTGATCAATCTGTGGCTCGGTATCCGGCTCGTGCGCGGGCGAATGCAAGGCGTGATGATCGGGGATGGCGGCAAGCCGGAAATGCTGGCGGGGATGCGCGCGCATGCGAATTTTGTCGAATATGCGCCTTTCGTACTGATCCTGACCGGGTTGATCGAACTCGCGCGCGGCCCCTCTTTATGGCTGTGGGTGTTGACGGCGGTGTTCGTCCTCGGGC
Protein-coding sequences here:
- a CDS encoding MAPEG family protein, with the protein product MLLPVTLVLAAACGLINLWLGIRLVRGRMQGVMIGDGGKPEMLAGMRAHANFVEYAPFVLILTGLIELARGPSLWLWVLTAVFVLGRIAHPIGMMRATPNGFRAGGAMATWIVTAVLAGWALAIAYQANSVAAPHGNVIEMVAPRG